The Kordia sp. SMS9 genome window below encodes:
- a CDS encoding DUF4440 domain-containing protein: MKNYAMTMLFLGIFFFTNHTLAQTTETGTQNTLEETILALDAQFWNVYNSCDVTNFKKFLTEDLEFYHDKGGLTETSEKLVEMMENGLCADPNMKLRREAVKGTVNVFPLHNYGAIITGEHLFYLTENGTAERLVESAKFTHVWQNENGNWRMSRVLSYDHQETHSNKNRLSVPISIKMAKALVGTYKAPNTGTVSIFMENNELRMKAGEMNAVLHANLDGSFFIKDAPIRISFTKDTKGKATGFTVYENGKAVEKAKRVE; this comes from the coding sequence ATGAAAAATTATGCAATGACGATGCTCTTTTTGGGCATTTTTTTCTTTACGAATCACACATTAGCACAAACTACAGAAACAGGAACCCAAAACACACTTGAAGAAACTATTTTAGCGCTCGATGCTCAATTTTGGAATGTTTATAATAGTTGTGATGTCACTAATTTTAAAAAGTTCCTTACGGAAGATTTAGAGTTTTATCATGACAAAGGCGGACTTACAGAAACGTCAGAAAAACTCGTGGAAATGATGGAAAATGGACTTTGCGCTGATCCGAACATGAAATTACGCAGAGAAGCTGTAAAAGGCACTGTGAACGTGTTTCCTTTACACAATTACGGCGCTATTATTACTGGTGAACATTTGTTTTATTTGACCGAAAACGGAACAGCGGAACGATTGGTAGAATCGGCAAAGTTTACCCATGTTTGGCAAAACGAAAATGGCAACTGGCGTATGTCGCGTGTGTTGAGTTATGATCATCAAGAAACACACAGCAATAAAAATAGATTGAGTGTGCCAATTTCTATTAAAATGGCAAAGGCACTTGTAGGAACATATAAAGCACCCAATACGGGAACTGTTAGCATTTTTATGGAAAATAATGAATTGCGTATGAAAGCTGGGGAAATGAACGCTGTTTTACACGCCAACTTGGACGGATCATTTTTTATAAAGGATGCGCCAATTCGCATTTCATTTACAAAAGATACTAAAGGTAAAGCAACAGGATTCACTGTTTATGAAAATGGAAAAGCTGTGGAGAAAGCGAAGCGTGTGGAGTGA
- a CDS encoding aminotransferase class I/II-fold pyridoxal phosphate-dependent enzyme, whose product MKDLFAKIYKDKGPLGKWASQAEGYFVFPKLEGEISNRMKFQGKDVITWSINDYLGLANNPEVRKIDAEAAASYGSAYPMGARMMSGHTDLHEQLQNELAEFVGKEATYLLNFGYQGMVSTVDALVSKDDIIVYDVDSHACIIDGVRLHMGKRFTFKHNDIPSLEKNLERATKMAEQTGGGILVISEGVFGMRGEQGKLKEIVALKKKYNFRLFVDDAHGFGTLGATGAGAGQEQGVQDDIDVYFATFAKSMASTGAFIAADKEIIDYLKYNLRSQMFAKSLQMQLVVGALKRLDMLRTMPELKQNLWKIVDALQSGLKERGFDIGTTQSCVTPVYLKGSIPEAMALVKDLRENHGIFCSIVVYPVIPKGLILLRMIPTASHTLQDVEETLVAFSAIRTRLEDGTYKRVSAKLMEMMGE is encoded by the coding sequence ATGAAGGATTTATTTGCTAAAATTTACAAGGACAAAGGACCACTAGGAAAATGGGCATCACAAGCAGAAGGATATTTTGTTTTTCCGAAATTAGAAGGAGAAATTTCAAACCGAATGAAGTTTCAAGGGAAAGATGTAATTACTTGGAGTATCAATGATTACTTAGGCTTAGCCAACAATCCTGAAGTTCGTAAAATTGATGCAGAAGCTGCTGCATCTTACGGATCAGCCTATCCAATGGGCGCACGTATGATGTCTGGTCACACGGATTTGCACGAACAATTGCAAAATGAATTGGCAGAATTTGTTGGAAAAGAAGCAACATACTTACTAAACTTCGGATATCAAGGAATGGTATCTACGGTAGATGCGTTGGTTTCTAAAGACGACATCATTGTATACGATGTCGATTCTCACGCATGTATTATTGATGGAGTTCGTTTGCACATGGGAAAACGCTTTACTTTTAAGCACAATGACATTCCGAGTTTAGAGAAAAACTTAGAACGTGCTACCAAAATGGCAGAGCAAACTGGCGGAGGAATCTTAGTAATTTCTGAAGGTGTTTTTGGAATGCGAGGTGAGCAAGGAAAACTAAAAGAAATTGTAGCGCTCAAGAAAAAATACAACTTCCGTTTATTTGTAGATGATGCACACGGTTTTGGAACGTTGGGTGCAACAGGTGCTGGAGCAGGACAGGAGCAAGGCGTTCAAGATGATATTGATGTGTACTTTGCAACTTTTGCAAAATCTATGGCAAGTACAGGCGCATTTATTGCGGCAGACAAAGAAATCATTGATTACTTAAAATACAACCTGCGTTCACAAATGTTCGCAAAATCATTGCAGATGCAATTGGTCGTTGGCGCGTTGAAACGTTTAGATATGTTGCGCACCATGCCTGAACTCAAACAAAATCTTTGGAAAATTGTAGATGCATTACAAAGCGGACTCAAAGAGCGCGGATTTGACATCGGAACCACGCAAAGTTGTGTAACGCCAGTCTACTTAAAAGGAAGCATTCCAGAAGCGATGGCGTTGGTAAAAGACTTGCGTGAAAACCATGGAATCTTCTGTTCCATCGTCGTATATCCTGTAATTCCAAAAGGCTTGATACTTTTACGTATGATTCCGACGGCTTCACATACCTTACAAGACGTTGAAGAGACATTGGTAGCATTTTCAGCAATTCGTACACGATTAGAAGATGGAACGTATAAGCGTGTTTCTGCGAAGTTGATGGAGATGATGGGGGAGTAG